In one Corallococcus sp. EGB genomic region, the following are encoded:
- a CDS encoding SRPBCC family protein has translation MLKKISMGVVAALVLFAGFVATRPDTFTVTRSATVPGSPDIAFGLVNDFHQWNQWSPWDQLDPNMKRTFGGAESGVGATYGWTGNDDVGEGQMTIQEASANESIRVKLEFIKPFASTSTTHFTFKPASDGTSVTWTMTGDHNFISKAMCLFMDMDKMVGKDFEKGLASMKTAAQAEATKRAEAEAARKAAAEAATAPAVAAPTP, from the coding sequence ATGCTCAAGAAGATCTCCATGGGCGTCGTCGCCGCGCTCGTGCTGTTCGCCGGCTTCGTCGCCACCCGCCCCGACACCTTCACCGTCACGCGCTCCGCCACCGTGCCGGGCTCGCCCGACATCGCGTTCGGCTTGGTCAATGACTTCCACCAGTGGAACCAGTGGTCTCCCTGGGATCAGCTCGACCCGAACATGAAGCGGACGTTTGGCGGCGCGGAGTCAGGTGTCGGCGCCACCTATGGATGGACGGGCAACGACGACGTGGGTGAGGGCCAGATGACGATCCAGGAGGCCTCGGCCAACGAGTCCATCCGCGTCAAGCTGGAGTTCATCAAGCCCTTCGCCTCCACCAGCACCACCCACTTCACGTTCAAACCCGCCAGCGACGGCACCTCCGTCACCTGGACCATGACCGGCGATCACAACTTCATCAGCAAGGCGATGTGCCTGTTCATGGACATGGACAAGATGGTGGGCAAGGACTTCGAGAAGGGCCTCGCCAGCATGAAGACCGCCGCCCAGGCAGAGGCCACGAAGCGCGCCGAGGCGGAAGCCGCTCGCAAGGCCGCCGCGGAAGCCGCCACCGCGCCCGCCGTCGCCGCGCCCACGCCGTAG